From Hemiscyllium ocellatum isolate sHemOce1 chromosome 40, sHemOce1.pat.X.cur, whole genome shotgun sequence, one genomic window encodes:
- the pold4 gene encoding DNA polymerase delta subunit 4: protein MQSQVTRKYPVVKRGQRAEAPIQKTETGNAGLTDRAATLCPNGDHLEILKAFDLHWEYGPCCGITRMERWERAHRMGLRPPQNVRELLHHHQMDTKYQESLWQEYKL, encoded by the exons ATGCAGTCACAGGTCACCCGCAAGTACCCTGTGGTCAAGAGGGGGCAGAGGGCAGAGGCCCCAATACAAAAGACAGAGACAGGCAACGCCG GCCTCACAGACAGAGCTGCAACTCTGTGCCCGAACGGGGACCACCTCGAGATACTCAAGGCCTTTGACTTACATTGGGAGTACGGCCCATGTTGTG GTATCACGCGGATGGAGAGGTGGGAACGAGCCCACCGGATGGGCCTCCGGCCTCCGCAGAACGTGAGGGaactcctccatcaccatcagaTGGATACCAAATATCAAGAGAG CTTGTGGCAAGAATATAAACTGTGA